Proteins from one Cicer arietinum cultivar CDC Frontier isolate Library 1 chromosome 3, Cicar.CDCFrontier_v2.0, whole genome shotgun sequence genomic window:
- the LOC101502106 gene encoding aldehyde dehydrogenase family 3 member H1-like, with the protein MNYNFALCLEQVNKLEESFNVINSRTKPRAAYLFTKDNKFKEQFVKKVSVGGLLINDIALHLVVYNLPFGGVGDSGMGAYHGKFSFHAFTHRKAVLYRGFTGDSSLRYPPYTDRKQKCMKALVAGDVPDVQFWL; encoded by the exons atgaattataattttgcttTGTGCCTGGAACAGGTGAATAAGCTGGAAGAAAGCTTCAATGTGATTAACTCGAGAACAAAGCCACGTGCAGCATATTTATTTACAAAGGACAATAAGTTCAAGGAACAATTTGTAAAGAAAGTTTCTGTTGGTGGTTTGCTTATCAATGACATTGCCTTACAT CTTGTGGTTTATAATTTGCCATTTGGGGGAGTTGGAGACAGTGGAATGGGTGCATACCATGGAAAATTCTCCTTTCATGCTTTTACTCACAGAAAGGCAGTACTTTATCGCGGTTTTACAGGCGATTCATCTTTAAGGTACCCACCTTACACGGATAGAAAGCAGAAATGTATGAAGGCTCTAGTTGCTGGTGATGTTCCCG ATGTGCAATTTTGGTTGTAA